One Arvicanthis niloticus isolate mArvNil1 chromosome 3, mArvNil1.pat.X, whole genome shotgun sequence DNA segment encodes these proteins:
- the Mogat1 gene encoding 2-acylglycerol O-acyltransferase 1 isoform X1: MKIEFAPLNIPLARRLQTAAVLQGIFTFLLMGLMGTGIMVMLIMYNYWFLYIPYLAWLCYDWQTPEQGGRRWNWVQSWTMWKYFKDYFPIHLIKTQDLDPGHNYIFGFHPHGIFVAGAFGNFCTNYSDFKKLFPKFTSYLHVAKIWFCFPLFREYLMSNGPVSVSKKSVSHVLSKNGGGNISVIVLGGAQETLESQPGKFTLCLLQRKGFIKIALTHGANLVPVFSFGENELYKQINNPKGSWLRTVQDIMQSLTGIPLPLIYARGLFQYNFGIIPYRKLICTVVGRPIPVQQTLHPTPEQIEELHQTYMEELRKLFNEHKGKYGIPEHETLVFK; this comes from the exons ATGAAGATTGAGTTCGCGCCGCTCAACATCCCGCTGGCAAGGCGCCTGCAGACCGCTGCGGTGCTGCAGGGGATCTTTACCTTCCTCCTGATGG GGCTGATGGGCACTGGGATCATGGTGATGCTGATCATGTACAACTATTGGTTCCTATACATCCCGTATCTGGCCTGGCTTTGCTATGACTGGCAAACCCCAGAGCAAGGAGGCAGGAGATGGAACTGGGTCCAAAGCTGGACTATGTGGAAGTATTTTAAGGACTATTTTCCAATACAT CTCATCAAAACCCAGGATCTGGATCCAGGTCACAATTATATATTTGGGTTTCACCCTCATGGAATATTTGTGGCTGGAGCTTTTGGAAATTTTTGTACAAATTACTCAGACTTCAAGAAGCTATTTCCCAAGTTTACGTCGTATCTCCACGTGGCCAAGATCTGGTTCTGTTTCCCATTGTTTCGAGAATATCTCATGAGTAACG GGCCGGTTTCAGTTTCTAAGAAGAGTGTGTCTCATGTGTTGAGCAAGAATGGAGGTGGGAACATTTCAGTCATTGTCCTCGGGGGTGCACAGGAGACACTGGAGTCCCAGCCAGGAAAATTTACCCTATGCCTCCTCCAGCGCAAAGGATTTATTAAGATTGCCTTGACCCATGg TGCCAATTTGGTTCCAGTGTTTTCTTTTGGTGAAAAtgaactatataaacaaattaacaACCCTAAAGGCTCCTGGCTTCGAACTGTACAAGACATAATGCAGAGTTTAACAGGAATACCTTTGCCACTGATCTATGCCAGAGGACTTTTCCAGTACAACTTTGGCATAATTCCCTATCGGAAACTGATCTGCACTGTTG TTGGCCGTCCCATCCCTGTTCAGCAGACTCTGCACCCGACCCCAGAGCAGATTGAGGAGCTGCATCAGACATACATGGAGGAGCTAAGGAAACTATTTAATGAACACAAAGGGAAATACGGTATTCCGGAGCATGAAACTCTGGTTTTTAAATAA
- the Mogat1 gene encoding 2-acylglycerol O-acyltransferase 1 isoform X2 yields the protein MGTGIMVMLIMYNYWFLYIPYLAWLCYDWQTPEQGGRRWNWVQSWTMWKYFKDYFPIHLIKTQDLDPGHNYIFGFHPHGIFVAGAFGNFCTNYSDFKKLFPKFTSYLHVAKIWFCFPLFREYLMSNGPVSVSKKSVSHVLSKNGGGNISVIVLGGAQETLESQPGKFTLCLLQRKGFIKIALTHGANLVPVFSFGENELYKQINNPKGSWLRTVQDIMQSLTGIPLPLIYARGLFQYNFGIIPYRKLICTVVGRPIPVQQTLHPTPEQIEELHQTYMEELRKLFNEHKGKYGIPEHETLVFK from the exons ATGGGCACTGGGATCATGGTGATGCTGATCATGTACAACTATTGGTTCCTATACATCCCGTATCTGGCCTGGCTTTGCTATGACTGGCAAACCCCAGAGCAAGGAGGCAGGAGATGGAACTGGGTCCAAAGCTGGACTATGTGGAAGTATTTTAAGGACTATTTTCCAATACAT CTCATCAAAACCCAGGATCTGGATCCAGGTCACAATTATATATTTGGGTTTCACCCTCATGGAATATTTGTGGCTGGAGCTTTTGGAAATTTTTGTACAAATTACTCAGACTTCAAGAAGCTATTTCCCAAGTTTACGTCGTATCTCCACGTGGCCAAGATCTGGTTCTGTTTCCCATTGTTTCGAGAATATCTCATGAGTAACG GGCCGGTTTCAGTTTCTAAGAAGAGTGTGTCTCATGTGTTGAGCAAGAATGGAGGTGGGAACATTTCAGTCATTGTCCTCGGGGGTGCACAGGAGACACTGGAGTCCCAGCCAGGAAAATTTACCCTATGCCTCCTCCAGCGCAAAGGATTTATTAAGATTGCCTTGACCCATGg TGCCAATTTGGTTCCAGTGTTTTCTTTTGGTGAAAAtgaactatataaacaaattaacaACCCTAAAGGCTCCTGGCTTCGAACTGTACAAGACATAATGCAGAGTTTAACAGGAATACCTTTGCCACTGATCTATGCCAGAGGACTTTTCCAGTACAACTTTGGCATAATTCCCTATCGGAAACTGATCTGCACTGTTG TTGGCCGTCCCATCCCTGTTCAGCAGACTCTGCACCCGACCCCAGAGCAGATTGAGGAGCTGCATCAGACATACATGGAGGAGCTAAGGAAACTATTTAATGAACACAAAGGGAAATACGGTATTCCGGAGCATGAAACTCTGGTTTTTAAATAA